From Deltaproteobacteria bacterium, one genomic window encodes:
- the mutL gene encoding DNA mismatch repair endonuclease MutL, translating into MSSPRAIRLLPEDLQNQIAAGEVVERPASALKELIENSLDANATRIRIQIRDGGQSLIKISDNGHGIAADQLPLALTRHATSKLASLHDLHNIHSFGFRGEALPSIASVSRFRISSSQAMGEGTTIELLHGKQIRQTQSAMPQGTEIEVCDLFANIPARLKFLKQPATEARKCTELVLRMALANLHVDFEFLHGERTVFRFLSGQSLVERLAMAWPGAILNTMSEFDTTEGPLRIAGLVGDPSTAQARADRIYLYVNRRPVQDKTMLSAVREAYRGRILGKEYPQALVFLDVPADEIDVNVHPAKTEIRFQDEGLIFRFVRRAVLASLDVRLASTSGSFSTPMPGTTPPSQAVTPLPMSLPLENEHAVVREKTPAYMPLDTPKFATTKNVAELFQTEPSPVPPLPNPGPPPVTQSSKSVDTTPVHYLGQVAQTYLVLATPDGLSLLDQHAAHERVLFDALRQQGSRGERQPLLMPLEIHLHASQTHLVQEVWTELAELGFSLELKTPQLLLLNATPPLLSPAKAKEFLEDTLASKPKSMNDLWALMACKAAIKAGDVLTTDEALSLLEAWRSLPDRQYCPHGRPVAVSWSIADLEKLFKRRP; encoded by the coding sequence ATGTCGTCGCCACGCGCAATCCGTTTACTCCCGGAAGACCTTCAGAATCAAATCGCCGCCGGCGAGGTTGTGGAACGCCCGGCCAGCGCCCTGAAGGAACTGATCGAAAACTCTCTGGACGCCAATGCCACCCGCATTCGAATCCAAATCCGCGATGGTGGCCAATCACTGATCAAAATCAGCGACAATGGCCATGGCATCGCCGCCGACCAGCTGCCGCTCGCCCTGACCCGGCACGCAACCAGCAAACTGGCCAGCCTTCACGATCTCCACAACATCCACAGTTTCGGCTTTCGTGGAGAAGCACTTCCGAGCATCGCCTCCGTCTCCCGATTCCGGATTTCCTCGTCCCAGGCGATGGGCGAGGGAACAACCATTGAGCTGCTGCACGGCAAGCAAATCCGCCAGACCCAATCCGCCATGCCCCAGGGAACGGAAATTGAAGTTTGCGATCTGTTCGCCAATATCCCTGCCCGGCTGAAATTTCTGAAACAACCAGCCACGGAGGCGCGCAAGTGCACGGAACTCGTGCTGCGCATGGCCTTGGCCAATTTGCATGTGGATTTTGAATTTTTGCACGGTGAACGCACGGTTTTTCGCTTCCTTTCCGGGCAAAGCCTCGTTGAGCGCCTTGCTATGGCCTGGCCAGGGGCAATCCTGAACACCATGTCGGAATTCGACACCACCGAAGGGCCTCTGCGCATCGCTGGACTCGTGGGAGATCCTTCCACGGCCCAGGCCCGGGCGGACCGTATCTACCTGTATGTGAACAGGCGACCAGTGCAGGATAAAACCATGCTCAGCGCGGTACGCGAAGCGTATCGAGGTCGCATTCTCGGCAAGGAATATCCCCAGGCCCTCGTTTTCCTGGACGTCCCGGCCGACGAAATCGATGTCAATGTCCACCCCGCCAAAACGGAAATCCGCTTTCAGGATGAAGGCCTAATCTTCCGTTTTGTTCGCCGAGCCGTGTTGGCCAGCCTGGACGTTCGTTTAGCCTCGACTTCCGGATCCTTTTCCACCCCCATGCCGGGCACGACACCTCCCTCGCAAGCGGTTACCCCGCTGCCGATGTCCCTTCCCCTCGAAAACGAACACGCCGTCGTTCGGGAGAAAACCCCCGCCTACATGCCCTTGGACACACCCAAATTCGCCACGACCAAAAACGTGGCGGAGCTGTTTCAAACAGAGCCCAGCCCTGTGCCGCCCCTTCCTAATCCTGGCCCTCCCCCAGTCACCCAGTCATCCAAAAGCGTGGACACCACCCCCGTCCACTATCTTGGGCAGGTTGCCCAAACCTATCTTGTCCTGGCCACGCCAGATGGCTTGTCCCTACTCGACCAGCACGCCGCCCATGAACGCGTCCTTTTCGATGCCCTGCGCCAGCAAGGCTCTCGCGGGGAACGCCAGCCATTGCTCATGCCCCTTGAAATCCACCTGCATGCTTCCCAAACGCATCTCGTGCAGGAAGTATGGACTGAACTTGCCGAATTGGGCTTTTCCCTGGAGCTCAAGACCCCGCAACTTTTGCTCTTGAACGCTACCCCACCGTTGCTGTCACCCGCCAAGGCCAAGGAATTTTTAGAGGACACGCTCGCCTCAAAACCCAAATCCATGAATGATCTTTGGGCCCTGATGGCCTGCAAGGCGGCCATCAAGGCCGGGGATGTCCTGACCACGGACGAGGCCTTGTCCCTGCTTGAAGCATGGCGTTCATTGCCCGACAGGCAGTATTGTCCACATGGCCGCCCCGTAGCGGTCAGTTGGTCAATCGCCGACTTGGAAAAACTTTTCAAACGCCGCCCCTAA